From the genome of Rhododendron vialii isolate Sample 1 chromosome 10a, ASM3025357v1:
AACTATTCcctcataaaagttaaacttttccttgggagagtttttttaaaatctaaaccgtccatATACATCTGGACGATCAGAATTACGCATATAGCCAACACAACTGTTGTGCAAGTGGCATTTTTGAATAGGGAAATGATGACGTCATCGATGAGGTGTGAAGGGGTGTCTTTTTGAAATACTCTCACCTGGGGCATATTAAACTGGCGATTAACTGTCACGTGTTTTTTAAAAGTAACTGACACGTGTTATGCAAGCACACTTCAGCCGAAATGAGGGGCTTCCTGCGCACAAGTGCCAGCGAGCGTGTTGTGAACAATCTAGGCTGTCCATTTGGCCATCCGAATCTGATTTCGCATTAAGATGAGATTCGGATCGTCGAATTGCCGAATGAACGGCTCAAACTGTGCACAACACGTATGTTGTGATAGGCCCCTTGGTTTTCTGCCGAGCctcattcttgtaaactttttatttttcttccttattttatgtgttttgtttttcttttctaaattattacttcttccgtcccactttgttatGCATGTTTACATTTTTGGAGctctcaaaaaattatatatatatatatatatatatatatatatctttatttataatattttatatattcaatagggatcttgtttgatagatttcaattaattcttttaaacaaagttttcgaaattataaaaatattatagattatgGGATATACACAATTATTTGTGAGgtgccaaaaacaaaacaggaaCAACAAAGTGGGACGTAGGAAGTATTAGATTTATCCgatatatttttggattaatcatctgtCACAATaagagaagtctaaaaagtaaaaaattattatcaaaagcaaaaaaaaaatgccaccaAAGACGAAAGAAGTATCAAAAAACTATCTTTTTAGTCTAAATTGTCgtcttatataaaaaaatttcaacatcggttcacatttttatatttttttcaattactCTCGTGGAGACGAATGATGAATCctaaaaattacaacaaaaaactaaaacaaatgttgtgaaaataAAGAATACCGAAAAAAAGACCTTGacaaataaatttacaagaacCCAGCCTTCATATAGTGCCCACGATATTGGAGATTATTCGATGTTCCAGGCGCAATGCTTTTCCCTCTCACGAAAAGTGTGTGGAGGAGCATTGTTAATGTAGCACAAAATAATAGCATGGGGTGCCATGTCAAATTTCGAGTTTtgtaaaacacaaaaaattacaTCATTACATCATATAAATTTGTTACTCTATCGGTTCCATTTTGTTAATCCATTATAGGATCAGTGCATTCTatcttttaattgattatacTAACTTATTTAATATCTATGCAATTCGAAAAATTTTATGTCAGAGAATTAATTGAAATTTATTTAAGAAAATCCATGTTgcaaatgataagaaaaattaataatatgAATAATTTTCCATTAGATTGAGGGACAAAAATTGTGACAGAGGTGTACGGGACACCTCTTGAATATACTCTTACGTCTTTGGGCATTATTATTAAGAATCATTATTAATCTTTTCAAACGTTAGGATCGCCGTACAGGAAACACTTGTCGGAGACAAAAATCAATGAAATAAAATATTCGAAATCAACAGTCATCACATACTACTTACCAACCACATTAATTTATTGGATATGAAAAATCATGCATGGCACGCACAGCTATATCATAGGAAAAGAAATCCCAATCATCTATAGCAACATTAGAACAATTCTGGAATTGACAGCAGATAGCAAAAATGATgaaacatagagagagagagagagaggaagcaaTATCAAATAATTTCTTCATTTGTTATCATGTATGTTTGAGGAACTGGCATTGGTGATTGGATGGCCAGGTCGGTTTCGGACCCGTCTCAAACACACGCGAACTAACAAGAATGAATTGTCGTGGTATCACATTTTCACAAAATACTTTCTCCCCAGTATTACAAATTCTGTGTGTAATGGTAGCCCCCAATTTTacacttagagcatccacagtggtataatcaaaattaaaatgttgttaagtttagcaacatttgctcaaaaaagagctcacagtggaataatcaaatttagcaacttcttagcaactcatcaaattttgaccattggataatcaaaattaacaactttttgccaataattaaatttaattgtccctacatttcctcaatcaagtacaacATCATAACACAAAAACCTTAtatctcttccattttcaacatatttctaaaaaaaaatacttttaaaagaagtttctatttttttgcaaaaactgtttttttattaaaactatttttcccaaaacttttttttttggcaaaaacagttctttttttattgatttttttttcaaaaactgttcttttaaaaaaaattcaaaaactattcttttattcgaaaactgttttttttttaactttttcacgaaaacttttttttttaaatcaaagttttcaaaaaactattttctctttttctaataatctgtttttattagtttgaaacctatttttaaaaaattattttctatgttcacaatttttagatttttataaattgaaaagatgatgtggcaaattttggttattcaaatttgattataccattgtggacctctacattgctaacgttagcaaccccttaaatgcataaccaaaagatgatgtggcaacttttgattattaacttttggttattccactgtggatgctcttaggtaATGTTTGGATGACTAGAATCTTCAGTGGAAATAGGAATATGATTACAACGAATTAAATTCCTAGGAAAAGAAAGGCGCACAAAATGTTTACCAGGGAATGCGCAAATGCCTCCTCCATGtgaaatattcaatttttttttttttttagagcttTTTGGTTGTAGTCGTGACTAATAGCCATCAGCTGTTGGCTCGTTCGAGAGCTTCAAGCCCGATTTCTGGTGGCGCACCCCCACACAAGGACCACCTGACGAAGGGGGGCGCTGGTTCTTCCTCTAAGCCTAACTCGGGAGATTTGTACCTCCGCTATCTTAATATTCCCGAAGGGATAGCCCTCCAACTAAGCTGCACAGGAAAGACCCAAAGCCAATCCCAGGGAACAGTAAAACTtcatagaatttttttgttCAGGTATAGGTAGTCCGCATATTCACATACATGCAATCGGTgcccttttcttcttttactttACATAGCTTTTAGTCTCTTTAATAGCTGGAAGTTTATTGAGTAGAATTTCATTCCAGCGTTTAAATTAATTTAGTAATATTATGCAGGAATTAATTActttgaaaatttatcaaaatcaacatttccTTTTTGTATTGATTGAGACGGGAATTTACGATGATTTCCATAAAGTAAATGAGATTTTTGATTCCCACTCAATCTGGTAATGTAATTTTTGGTCCGATGTGTCATCAAAAATCACAATCCTATTCCTACTCAATCTGGTAATGTAATTCTTAGTCTTTGTGTAATACGCTTCTATTATTGCTCATTATAAATAACGAATAGTCTTTGTTACAGCCCCTGTAGGTTCCCTCTCACAAAAATCAATAGGAGCTTGGACTAAATTCAAACTGTCCCTGCCGAAATAAATAACCGAATCGGCCGTCCTACAGCCCCTGTAGGCTCCCTCTCACAAAAGTGTGGAAGCGCCGCACTTTTGCGAgaggagcagcagcagcaccaaataatcaaaactaggcATAGCCAGACCACATCATTTAGGAAAAAAAGTCAAACTTCAAAACCATAGGAAAACAGAGAATAGAGGTAATTCACTCACATCAATTGACAAAAACATTTCAAGCTCTTCCCGAGCAACCTGCAGGTTCCATCGGATCCCCGAATAGTTCATTTATTCAATATAGTTCAATAACAAGGATATAAATGTTTCGACACCAACACCAGAcaccaaaacaacacaaaaacttGAAAGAGATCAGaccaaaaatttcaattatgTATGACCATGTCACACCAACACCAAAATCATACTTTGAAGGCATAACCTAGGGACTAAGACTATGCAGCTTTAAGTGTGTTTCCAACGTCAAGGACAAATCGGTATTTAACATCAGCTTTGACGAGACGTTCCATAGCTGTGTTCACATAGTCCATTGGAATGACCTCAATTAGTGGAGTTATGTTGTGCTTTCCTGCAAAATCGATCATCTCTTGCGTCTCCTTCATACCACCAATGCAACTTCCAGCGATGGTCTTCCTCCCTGTAAAACCCAATTCGAATGTTACATATATTTAGCAGCAACAAGGAGGACACACACAATGCATGTAAATTTAAACCTTGCAAAGAGTTACACACTCGGTCTCACAATCTTGGTTATTATATGACTCACTTCAACTTTCTAAATGAAGAACTGAGAATTGCAATCGAACTCAAGTTAAAAGGGCAGTAATTCCCTTCCGTTTCCCTACGTTACCCAATACTACCATATGTCTCCAGTCATAACTACTATGTTaagaatatttttcaaatatttgaAAAGGACTAAAAATATTGGAACGTCAATAAAATAGAAAGATGGACAAACTTGGGAAGAAGGGAATAAAACACAAGCCTAAGTAGTTTCACAGCTACTCTCTCGAACCTTAATGAAGCAAATGAAGTCCCTCGATATATAAGCCAAAAACATATAAGTATATGTATAAACGGAGATGCTTACCAATAATCAAAGGAAAGACTGGTAACTCGAGTGGCTTATCTGGAGCACCAACCATGATGATCTTTCCATGAGACTTCAATAGAGACAACAATGGTACCAGCGCATGAACTGCAGATACTGTGTCAATGATGCCATCCAACGTACCCATAGCAGCCTATAATAACTCAACACATCAATACTTTGTAACTACATACTTAAGAATCTCTACAGTCAATATCACTCCAGGGTGGGAAGAAAGATACCTGCATTTCGTCTGGATTAGTGCTGACTAAGAATGAATCGGCACCAAATACTTCAATAGCTTCCCGCTTCTTGCGCAGGGAGGTACTTATAACGGTCACTATAGCCCCGAAAGCCTTGGCAAATTTAACAGCCACATGGCCCAACCCACCTAGCCCCACCACACCCACTTTCGTACCAGGCTTATCAAGCCCATAATATCTCAGTGGGCTGTAAGTCGTGATCCCAGCACAGAGGAGGGGAGCAGCAGCATCAAGAGGCAGATTGTCAGGAATCCGAACGATATAGCGCTCGTTAGCGACCATGTGATCAGAATAACCTCCGTATGTCTTGGTTCCATCATAATTCACGGATTTGTATGTGAGTATCATTTTGGGACAGTAGTTTTCGAGGTCGTTCTCACAGTTTTCACATGTGTGACAGGCTCCAACCATGCAACCCACCCCCACTCTGTCTCCAACTTTGTACTTCTGTATCTTGCTGCCAACCTCGGTCACCACTCCCACAACCTCATGCCTGCATGTATCAATCATGTTCACATGTTTATCCATTGTAGTTGGTTAAGGGCTTCACTCCAAATTCATGTTTCAAGCAGTATAATTAAATAAGAAGAAACATAAATCAATAACAGCAATCTGGACATTTGAAAATATAGCAAAGTAGAATTTAATATATGTGCAAAATCTCTACaccaaaaacaaataagaaGTTGAAAGAAAGGTATTGCAGTCATGAAAGCTCCAGAAGATAATGGTCtgccaacaaaaaataaaacaggcTCAAGCACCATGGACTTCATAGGAATCAGTCAATTATCGAGGCATGAAGTGAAACCTGTTCTTTTGTCCTCTTGGTTCGGTATGAATTCAACTTCTTTTGGTCAAGAAGAAGTGAGTACATTGTATTTCAATTGTGTATTGTGTAATTCGTGGAATCCAGTGAATGAGTGAAACACAGAGTGAAAGAGAGGGTAAGAACATTTTGTGTGAGAGTAAAAGAATAATATACGGGAGCGAGAGAGGGTttgtaatctttgtaatttctgAATTTGAAATCAATAAATGGGTGAGTGTTTTGATCTCTGTGCGTTTCAAAATCGCGTAAGGTTCCCACTACAACATTTTCTGGGTTGACAATAACATTGTAAGAATCTATAGGAAATTAGCACGTAACATTCAACTACAACTACAAGCCTAAACAAGAATCAAAAGCACAAACCACTAATCAAGTAAAATTTCAACTATATACTTGAAGAAAACAAGGAGTagaataaaaaaacataaacaactAAACTTTGTAATCATAATCATGGAGAATGTAATTGAAAACGTACCCAGGGAGAAGGGGGTAAGTGGAATTTCCCCATTCATTCTTCAAACTGTGAAGATCAGAGTGGCAAATCCCACAATACAAAATCTTGAACCTCACATCCTCATCTCCTGTTACCCTGAAAACATCAACGAAATCACTcaatttccaaacaaaacattttttttaatatatttctGTTTGGACCATATTTGGGCCGACCCAAATTATCACATGcgtgtaaaaaattaattaatgttatattaattaatttatttcgGCTGGGGTGAGGCTGAGGTGCCTATTTAGTCTCCTGCACCCGCCAGGAGACATTTCATATCTCCTCACACGCCAACTTGCGTTGGTGCTCTATATCTCCTGCTTCTTGGAGAAAAAAGCGCGTCAACAATTTCCcaattcaatacatttttttaagcTCACAACCCCGAACCATAGCTAGAatcattttgggttttggctcatttggtttttgggttttccacaaaatgaaaaacacaaaacccaaaacactttttttttttctctgttctATTCGTTTTTAACTCAAACCCCTAGAATTAATTGAGCTGTGCAAACGCTGGTCCGAACATCTaataagttataaaaaaaatttgggagaaACCCCATTGAGAAATTTTAACCTTCTGGAGAAGTTGAAAGGAGAGAGGACTCCAGAAGTGTCTCTGGCCGCCCATCCGAATGCCTTCACTGGGTGCTCTTTTTCCGGCGCCTTCCCCATCtttttcttagagagagagagagagagtaaagtaatgtagagagagagagttctggATTTGATTATCTTTGTAGACGGAGGGGGAGAGAACGAGAGATATTGGACACCTGGGATTGCGATGGTATTTATAGAGAGCGTTAGGTTATGTCACGGAATCAATGTGGTGGGGTAGGGGTGATGTAATCGATGAGGTGTGGCTAGATGGGTGCCGTCGTCCTGGGCGCTGGGGCCGCTACCTCATTTTTAGACCAGAAAGTCTATAGTTCCCGATCGGGAAATCTTAGTCGGAATCTGGCCATCGGAcagctgatccgagccgtccaaaaattaaaaaaaaaaaaattgagtgggcaCATTGCAAGAATAAACGGAATCCGACTTGTgcaagtggccgatccaagcactccatttttgactgatccaaacacttcatttttggccgatccaaacacaaaaatgaagTGCTTGGATCGACCActtacacatgtcggatgccgtttattttCACGaaagcccactcgatttttttttatagaatttttggacggctcggatcggccgtccagtggccagAGCGTTCCCGGCGGGACGTCAGGATgatcgggatttcccgatcCGGAAGTGTAGACTTGCTCTTTTTGGACTCGTAATCGATGACGTGAGGTAGCGGACTCGTAATCGATGACGTAACCAGTGACCTACGCATGAAGGAAAAAAACGTACTAGTGGTGAATATTGGATTCataaaacaaatgaaagattggattgAACATCTATATatattggattgaactgatttttaatatacttacttgttttttttttaaattattgaatggctcgtATCATCCGTGTGGAACTCGAAGTGGGCCTCACGTGCCGGTTGATTGAtttagactttttgtttttttccaagcGATACACACCAACGGGATTAGTCTCCGATAGTAAATAAATTGTGAGAAATCACAAACGCTTTTAATGGGGCTCAAATCCTGACCTCTCAGAATGAAGGACCAGGAAGTTCATTCGGCTGCAAGCCCTTTGGCTCTTCTAGAGGTTATTTAAGTTGTCAAATTTGGGGCGGCAATGAAAATGGATTTTTACCACTaagtacagaaaataaaaagtattttctaCTAGGTCACCTTCAATTAATGAAACACCAAAACTCTATGAAAATACTTAAAACCTTAAACCCTGAAAAGTGCTTAAACCTTagagtaccctatgaaagtgcccaaATTCTAGAGTACCCCATAAAAGTGCTTAAGTCATAGGGTATCccatgaaaatgcctaaaccctaaggtaccctatgaaagtgtctaaatctCTAAAGCTCTatgataggaaagtgcaccATAAAACACATATAAAAATACTTAAACTCAAACCCTACAactctataaaagtgcctaaatgTAAACCATAGGataccctaaaccctaaaatcctagggcaCTCTAAATTTCTATTGTATCCTAAAACTCTAGAGTGTCCTAGGGTAACACTTCTATTaatagtaaatttattttgtaaaaagtgAACCTAAtggtaattaagtattttaTCTTACTTTAATAggaaatactttttattttctgtacctaGTTGTAATAATCTCATCAAGGATCCAAACACAAATTA
Proteins encoded in this window:
- the LOC131304268 gene encoding 8-hydroxygeraniol dehydrogenase-like, with amino-acid sequence MGKAPEKEHPVKAFGWAARDTSGVLSPFNFSRRVTGDEDVRFKILYCGICHSDLHSLKNEWGNSTYPLLPGHEVVGVVTEVGSKIQKYKVGDRVGVGCMVGACHTCENCENDLENYCPKMILTYKSVNYDGTKTYGGYSDHMVANERYIVRIPDNLPLDAAAPLLCAGITTYSPLRYYGLDKPGTKVGVVGLGGLGHVAVKFAKAFGAIVTVISTSLRKKREAIEVFGADSFLVSTNPDEMQAAMGTLDGIIDTVSAVHALVPLLSLLKSHGKIIMVGAPDKPLELPVFPLIIGRKTIAGSCIGGMKETQEMIDFAGKHNITPLIEVIPMDYVNTAMERLVKADVKYRFVLDVGNTLKAA